Proteins encoded together in one Anaerotignum propionicum DSM 1682 window:
- a CDS encoding methylglyoxal synthase → MNIGLIAHDNKKKLMENLCIAYRHILCRHDIYATGTTGRLVEEAANLVVHKYLSSRLGGQQQMGAQIVNNDIDVMIFLRDPVSPQDYESEINSIFRLCDMHNIPVATNLATAEVLLLALDRGDLDWRNVVR, encoded by the coding sequence ATGAACATCGGTTTGATCGCCCATGATAATAAAAAGAAATTGATGGAAAATCTTTGTATTGCCTACAGGCATATTCTTTGTAGACACGACATTTATGCAACAGGCACCACCGGTCGTCTTGTTGAGGAGGCCGCAAATTTGGTTGTGCATAAGTATCTCTCCAGCCGTTTAGGCGGACAGCAGCAGATGGGTGCGCAAATAGTAAATAACGATATCGATGTTATGATATTTTTAAGAGATCCTGTTTCTCCACAGGACTATGAATCTGAAATCAACTCCATCTTCCGTCTGTGTGATATGCATAATATCCCTGTTGCCACAAATTTGGCAACCGCAGAAGTGCTCTTATTGGCATTGGATAGAGGCGATTTGGATTGGAGAAACGTGGTGAGATAA
- the mreD gene encoding rod shape-determining protein MreD: MRILVTALTILINFILQTTLFQHLAIQGIFPNTALIIVVSYALLRGSKEGCITGICTGLLFDIFFGTTKGYYFLLFLGISYFIGKSQKNFYRENYLLPIIFCTIAAGAYEFIHFSTELILRKDGNLLFFILKVFLPTIVYNAIVTVPIYRVLFGINEWLELKEKYRYRLF, from the coding sequence TTGAGAATCCTTGTTACAGCCCTTACGATATTGATTAATTTCATATTGCAGACAACTCTATTTCAACATCTTGCCATTCAGGGAATCTTTCCCAATACCGCATTGATTATTGTTGTTTCTTACGCCCTTTTGCGGGGCAGTAAAGAGGGCTGTATCACAGGCATCTGTACAGGGCTGCTCTTTGATATTTTTTTTGGTACAACCAAAGGTTACTACTTCCTTTTATTTCTCGGGATTAGCTATTTTATTGGAAAAAGCCAAAAGAACTTCTATAGAGAGAACTATCTCCTGCCCATTATTTTTTGCACCATTGCTGCGGGGGCGTATGAATTTATTCACTTTTCCACAGAACTGATATTAAGAAAGGACGGAAATCTTTTATTTTTTATACTAAAAGTTTTTCTTCCTACCATTGTTTACAACGCAATTGTTACAGTGCCCATTTATCGGGTTTTATTTGGCATCAACGAGTGGTTGGAGCTGAAAGAAAAGTACAGATACCGCCTATTCTAG
- a CDS encoding penicillin-binding transpeptidase domain-containing protein has protein sequence MRHYLDHFRELCKSRIFVLLCGIFLLFFILLLRLFSLQIIHGEEYDASITASVSKTVNVPAPRGNIYDRYGRPLATNTVAYSVQIDDSITLDLTAYKENLILELTKKLWEKGATPFDTLPISSSAPYSFIFEGTEREQKKAEKSWKESQKLPDTIKDDDAGAVLNFLFEKYHAPAAYTVAQKRAYVSYCISLSDKNIMALTLALKLAENGETPSDELPLAREYPYTLQFNENQTREDNWKESMGMKDEELRYDSLQTLDYLRDYFGLPEGLPTDIVRDTLGIRYSLYLQRYQQYKSVTVATNISEKTLAYVEENQDIFPNVLVDTVSLREYTNGPYFAHILGYIRQMTEADYALYKNDLDADGNPIYTQTDIVGQTGMEKLYERQLNGTDGKVSIEVDNQGRRMSMIDSTDPTPGKDIFLTLDSELQKVAYDTLEAQLRKSIIGNLTHSGKNSVSIIDMYIAMIKANHISAAKLMRSTDGVQKQVFDRFMAANPDFSKEDEDAISRVQAYLLDSVARGTFSAREALLVAIEQGTLTATEEEKSALQNGHISPLTMVLNKLNSGEFSPADTALDPCTGAVFVTRVGTGEVLASVSYPSYDNNELVNNFNNSYYNDLLQDGNTPLVNRPLKQKKAPGSTFKMVTALAALETGVITPNTHIRDGGIFKDAGTPYARCWLYSNNGGTHGLLDVASALEVSCNYFFYEVAFRMGNAKDGTTEAGITTLNEYMAAFGLNSLTGLELDEYAPTMASPYYKERIVKTFNPDATTSQTRWTDGDTIRAAIGQSVNSYTPAQITKYVSTLANGGTLYRLHMINQLQNPDGSLYYKTDEIAENVKNFQDANLKKVYQGMNLVASGPRGTLRHSFSDFPVKVAVKSGTAEEDKTRSSHTWLVCFAPYEDPQIAITVLIPFGEGSGTPAPEVVKAIVTKYLGLDYTPENTNLQTVMTQ, from the coding sequence ATGAGACATTATTTAGACCATTTTCGTGAACTATGTAAAAGCAGAATTTTCGTATTACTCTGCGGAATTTTTTTGCTTTTTTTCATATTGTTATTGCGTTTATTCTCTTTGCAAATCATCCATGGAGAGGAATATGATGCTTCCATTACTGCCAGCGTATCCAAAACCGTAAATGTCCCTGCCCCTAGAGGAAATATTTACGACCGCTACGGCAGGCCTTTGGCAACCAATACCGTGGCATATTCCGTTCAAATTGACGATAGTATCACCCTTGATTTGACAGCTTATAAAGAAAATTTGATTCTTGAGCTAACTAAGAAATTGTGGGAAAAGGGAGCCACTCCCTTTGATACGTTGCCAATCTCCTCCTCTGCGCCATACAGCTTTATCTTTGAAGGCACGGAACGGGAACAGAAAAAAGCAGAGAAATCCTGGAAGGAATCTCAAAAACTTCCCGATACAATAAAGGATGATGACGCCGGCGCAGTCCTTAATTTTTTATTTGAAAAATATCATGCTCCTGCTGCCTACACAGTGGCGCAGAAAAGAGCATATGTCTCATACTGTATTTCTTTAAGTGACAAAAACATCATGGCTTTAACCTTGGCATTGAAATTAGCAGAAAACGGTGAAACCCCTTCTGACGAACTTCCTTTAGCAAGGGAATATCCCTATACGTTACAGTTTAACGAAAATCAAACCAGAGAAGATAACTGGAAAGAAAGTATGGGTATGAAGGATGAAGAGCTTCGCTACGACTCGCTTCAAACGCTTGACTACCTGCGGGATTACTTCGGACTGCCGGAAGGCTTACCTACGGATATTGTAAGAGACACCTTGGGCATCCGCTATTCTCTGTACTTGCAACGGTATCAGCAGTATAAATCCGTTACTGTTGCTACAAATATCAGTGAAAAAACCTTGGCTTATGTGGAAGAAAATCAAGATATTTTCCCCAATGTTCTTGTGGATACCGTCTCCTTGCGAGAGTATACCAATGGGCCGTACTTCGCTCATATTTTAGGTTATATCCGCCAAATGACGGAAGCCGATTATGCATTGTATAAAAATGATTTAGACGCAGATGGAAACCCCATTTATACGCAGACGGATATCGTAGGTCAAACGGGCATGGAGAAGCTTTATGAACGTCAGCTAAACGGTACCGATGGTAAGGTCTCCATAGAAGTGGATAACCAAGGGCGCAGAATGAGCATGATTGATTCTACCGACCCCACTCCGGGCAAGGATATCTTTTTAACGTTGGATAGTGAGCTGCAAAAAGTCGCTTACGATACATTAGAGGCGCAGTTACGCAAATCCATCATCGGCAACCTGACCCACTCAGGCAAAAATTCCGTTTCCATCATCGATATGTATATTGCTATGATTAAGGCAAATCATATTTCAGCCGCAAAGCTTATGCGCTCTACTGATGGCGTGCAAAAACAGGTCTTTGACCGTTTTATGGCAGCAAACCCCGATTTCTCCAAGGAGGATGAAGACGCCATCTCCAGAGTGCAGGCCTATTTGCTGGATAGCGTAGCTCGAGGCACTTTCTCTGCAAGAGAGGCACTTCTGGTGGCCATTGAACAAGGCACTTTAACTGCCACAGAGGAAGAAAAATCCGCCCTTCAAAACGGACATATTTCTCCCTTAACCATGGTATTGAATAAATTAAACAGCGGTGAATTTAGTCCTGCAGATACAGCCTTGGATCCTTGTACAGGTGCTGTTTTTGTGACCAGGGTAGGCACTGGTGAGGTTTTAGCTAGCGTATCCTATCCTTCCTATGATAACAACGAGTTAGTAAACAACTTCAATAATTCCTACTATAACGACCTTTTGCAGGACGGAAATACCCCTTTGGTAAATCGTCCGTTAAAGCAGAAAAAGGCCCCCGGCTCTACCTTTAAAATGGTAACAGCCTTAGCGGCATTGGAAACAGGAGTAATCACCCCCAATACACATATTCGAGATGGAGGTATCTTTAAGGACGCCGGAACACCTTACGCTCGTTGCTGGCTTTACAGCAACAACGGAGGAACCCATGGCCTTTTGGACGTAGCATCCGCTCTGGAAGTATCCTGTAACTACTTTTTCTACGAAGTTGCCTTCCGTATGGGCAATGCAAAAGATGGCACAACAGAGGCAGGTATTACTACTTTAAATGAATATATGGCAGCATTCGGTTTGAACTCCTTGACAGGCTTAGAATTAGACGAATATGCCCCTACAATGGCTTCACCTTACTACAAGGAGCGCATCGTAAAAACCTTTAACCCCGATGCAACCACAAGCCAAACCCGCTGGACAGATGGTGATACCATCCGTGCAGCCATTGGGCAATCGGTAAACAGCTATACCCCTGCGCAGATCACAAAGTATGTTTCAACCCTTGCCAACGGAGGAACCTTGTACCGTTTGCATATGATCAATCAATTGCAGAATCCTGATGGCTCTTTGTATTATAAAACGGATGAAATCGCTGAAAATGTGAAGAATTTTCAAGATGCAAACCTGAAAAAGGTTTATCAAGGCATGAATCTGGTTGCATCGGGTCCCAGAGGTACTCTGCGCCACTCTTTTAGCGATTTCCCTGTAAAGGTTGCCGTAAAATCAGGAACCGCCGAGGAGGATAAAACCAGAAGTTCCCATACTTGGTTGGTTTGCTTTGCCCCTTACGAAGACCCTCAAATCGCCATTACCGTTTTAATCCCCTTTGGTGAAGGCAGTGGTACACCGGCACCGGAGGTTGTTAAGGCAATTGTTACAAAATATCTAGGGTTAGATTATACTCCCGAAAATACCAATTTACAGACTGTTATGACACAATGA
- the mreC gene encoding rod shape-determining protein MreC, which produces MIQFWEEHKKKIIAGFIIIITVIALFAGGKNMNATLLESVVGFVVTPFQDITTGIGNWVESTSDSAKDKTALLEENAQLKKDLAKLQDESKRLEQYEKENIRLSALLKIAQKYPDYKSTGTKIIAKNPGVWYNTFTTDKGTTDGVSANMILIAPGGVVGKILESGKNYSKAQSILDSRSAVPAMSLRTGDLGVVKGDYTLMNNGLCKMEYIDGEAQIAVGDEIVTSQLSEVYPEGLSIGKVTKIETDANGLTKYAIIEPFVDLKHLGTLLVIDKNTTEENP; this is translated from the coding sequence TTGATTCAATTTTGGGAAGAACATAAAAAGAAAATTATTGCTGGTTTTATCATCATAATAACTGTCATTGCATTATTTGCAGGCGGAAAGAACATGAATGCCACTTTGCTGGAAAGCGTTGTTGGCTTTGTTGTTACGCCCTTTCAGGATATCACAACGGGTATCGGAAATTGGGTGGAAAGCACTTCAGACTCTGCGAAAGATAAAACCGCTCTTTTAGAGGAAAATGCTCAGTTAAAAAAAGATTTGGCAAAACTACAGGATGAAAGCAAGCGTTTAGAGCAGTATGAAAAAGAAAACATACGATTATCCGCTTTGCTGAAGATTGCTCAGAAATATCCTGACTACAAAAGCACAGGAACAAAGATTATTGCAAAAAATCCCGGTGTTTGGTATAACACTTTTACCACTGACAAGGGCACAACAGATGGTGTATCAGCAAATATGATCCTCATTGCTCCCGGTGGCGTGGTTGGTAAAATTTTGGAAAGTGGGAAAAATTATTCCAAAGCCCAATCTATATTAGACAGTAGAAGTGCCGTGCCTGCTATGAGCCTGCGTACCGGCGATTTAGGCGTTGTAAAAGGTGATTACACCCTGATGAACAACGGTCTATGTAAAATGGAATATATCGACGGCGAAGCCCAAATTGCAGTGGGGGATGAGATTGTAACTTCACAGCTTTCCGAGGTTTATCCCGAGGGGCTCTCCATTGGCAAAGTAACAAAAATTGAAACCGACGCCAATGGTTTGACAAAGTATGCAATCATCGAACCCTTTGTGGATTTAAAGCATTTGGGCACCCTTTTAGTCATTGATAAAAATACAACGGAGGAAAACCCTTGA
- the minD gene encoding septum site-determining protein MinD, with translation MSEVIVITSGKGGVGKTTTSANLGCGLAVLGKKVALVDADIGLRNLDVVMGLENRIVYDLVDVVEGNCRLKQALIKDKRYDGLFLLPAAQTRDKDAVSPEQMQKLCESLKEEGFDFVIIDCPAGIEQGFKNAIAGADRAVVVTTPEVSAVRDADRIIGLLEANGLNNPMLILNRLRIDLVQRGDMMNIEDVTEILAVDILGVVPDDEAIVIATNKGEPAVSNPESKAGQAYRNIVQRILGQEVPIMTFEEQPVSFLEKLKGLFRH, from the coding sequence ATGAGTGAAGTAATCGTAATCACCAGTGGTAAGGGCGGTGTAGGAAAAACAACTACAAGCGCAAACCTTGGCTGCGGTTTAGCGGTATTAGGTAAAAAAGTTGCATTAGTTGATGCTGATATTGGTCTGCGCAACCTGGATGTTGTTATGGGCTTAGAAAATAGAATTGTTTATGACTTAGTGGATGTTGTTGAGGGGAACTGTCGCCTAAAGCAAGCATTGATTAAGGACAAGCGTTATGATGGACTTTTTCTTTTGCCGGCAGCCCAAACAAGAGATAAAGATGCCGTTTCTCCCGAGCAAATGCAAAAGCTTTGCGAAAGCTTAAAGGAGGAAGGCTTTGATTTTGTTATCATCGACTGCCCCGCGGGCATTGAGCAAGGTTTCAAAAATGCAATTGCCGGTGCAGACAGAGCTGTTGTGGTAACCACACCGGAGGTTTCTGCTGTGCGCGATGCGGATCGTATCATTGGTCTGTTAGAGGCAAATGGTTTGAATAATCCAATGCTCATTCTCAACCGTTTGCGCATTGATTTGGTACAAAGAGGCGATATGATGAATATCGAGGATGTTACCGAGATTTTGGCTGTTGATATTCTTGGGGTTGTGCCCGATGACGAAGCAATTGTCATTGCCACAAACAAAGGAGAACCTGCGGTTTCCAATCCGGAATCCAAAGCGGGACAAGCTTATAGGAATATTGTTCAAAGAATCTTAGGTCAAGAAGTTCCCATTATGACCTTTGAAGAACAGCCCGTAAGCTTTTTGGAAAAGCTCAAAGGCCTTTTCCGCCATTAA
- the minE gene encoding cell division topological specificity factor MinE, translating into MDFFSFFKKKNAPPSGSVAKDRLKLVLVHDRVNCSSQVLEMLKTDIIKVISNYMEIDEEELDIQITQTQSEENNGTVPVLYANIPIKSMRKMQD; encoded by the coding sequence ATGGATTTCTTTAGCTTCTTTAAAAAGAAAAACGCACCGCCTTCCGGCAGCGTTGCAAAAGATAGATTGAAACTTGTTCTGGTTCACGATAGGGTAAACTGCTCCTCTCAGGTTCTTGAAATGTTGAAAACAGACATTATAAAGGTGATTTCCAACTATATGGAAATTGACGAAGAAGAACTGGATATCCAGATTACACAGACCCAATCTGAAGAAAATAACGGAACCGTTCCTGTTCTGTATGCAAATATTCCCATTAAAAGCATGCGCAAAATGCAGGATTAA
- the rodA gene encoding rod shape-determining protein RodA gives MEWRKYIQNFDLPLLGAITILTLFGLIAISSATHVNLGESTTFVIKQAAFFIIGIVLMLIAANVDYEYFAQFHIPIYCFNLLLLLAVLLLGTGAKGAVRWIAIGPLTIQPSEFAKIMMIICMAQMIKLNYNKINSLPFLGFLFAYIMIPIVLIQKQPALSASMVLIAIFCIQLFVAGLSYTFIRNVAILTVPIIVFILWDVAREHPLIMDKIFEPHQFNRVLSFVDPKRDASLYYQTEKSISAIGSGQFTGQGLFNGTLNQLSYLPEPHNDFIFSVIGEEFGFIGCIFVLGVLLFIVFRCIVIAISSRNLFSQLVVAGIAGMFAFQTFVNAGVALGILPNTGMSLPFVSYGGSSMWTNMIAVGLVLNIRKKETKSLFEGGLL, from the coding sequence ATGGAATGGAGAAAATATATTCAAAATTTTGATTTACCCCTTCTGGGTGCCATTACAATTCTAACATTGTTTGGTTTGATTGCAATATCCAGTGCAACCCACGTAAACCTGGGGGAAAGCACTACCTTTGTAATAAAGCAAGCTGCATTTTTTATTATTGGTATTGTATTGATGCTCATTGCGGCAAATGTTGACTATGAATACTTTGCACAGTTTCATATCCCAATTTATTGCTTCAATCTGCTTTTGCTTTTGGCTGTACTTTTATTAGGCACAGGTGCAAAGGGTGCAGTAAGATGGATTGCCATTGGCCCCTTGACCATACAACCCTCAGAATTTGCCAAAATAATGATGATTATTTGTATGGCGCAAATGATTAAATTGAATTACAATAAGATAAACAGCCTGCCTTTTTTGGGATTCCTTTTCGCATATATCATGATTCCCATTGTATTAATCCAAAAGCAGCCTGCCCTTTCTGCAAGTATGGTACTCATTGCAATTTTTTGTATCCAGCTATTCGTGGCAGGGCTTAGCTATACCTTTATACGAAATGTGGCCATTCTTACAGTGCCCATTATTGTATTCATCTTATGGGATGTCGCCAGAGAACATCCGCTGATTATGGATAAAATATTTGAGCCTCATCAGTTTAACCGTGTTCTCTCTTTCGTAGATCCCAAAAGAGACGCAAGTCTTTACTATCAGACGGAAAAATCCATTAGTGCCATTGGCTCCGGGCAGTTTACAGGACAGGGACTTTTCAACGGAACACTGAACCAATTAAGCTATCTGCCCGAGCCCCATAATGACTTTATTTTTTCTGTCATTGGTGAAGAATTTGGTTTTATCGGCTGTATATTTGTTTTGGGAGTCTTGCTTTTTATTGTATTTCGTTGTATAGTAATAGCAATATCATCCAGAAATTTATTTAGTCAGTTAGTGGTGGCGGGAATCGCCGGAATGTTTGCATTTCAAACCTTTGTAAACGCCGGTGTTGCCCTTGGTATTTTGCCGAATACAGGTATGTCCCTGCCATTTGTCAGCTACGGCGGAAGCTCCATGTGGACGAATATGATTGCTGTCGGGTTGGTTTTAAACATAAGAAAAAAAGAAACAAAATCATTGTTTGAGGGAGGATTGTTATGA
- the minC gene encoding septum site-determining protein MinC: protein MNLENYVIFKGTKDGVTVLFHDDAPFEVLCEQLDKKVQEAGKFFDNVKTSLAFKGRTFSDEEEQQLLRIITEHTTMEITFLKTENNELLHLTNLLEKEMSPHNLTKFHKGSLRNGQRIDFDGSVVIIGDVNPGAELKATGNIIVLGQLKGMAHAGCQGMSDAFIAAVYMAPVQLRIGDIITRFPDENKRGIKSPEYAFVQEGQIFVMALS from the coding sequence ATGAATTTAGAAAACTATGTAATATTTAAAGGAACGAAAGACGGGGTAACCGTACTTTTTCACGATGATGCACCGTTTGAAGTTCTTTGCGAACAATTAGATAAAAAGGTTCAAGAGGCAGGTAAATTTTTTGACAACGTGAAAACCTCTCTGGCATTTAAAGGCCGCACCTTCTCTGATGAGGAGGAGCAGCAACTGCTACGTATCATAACAGAGCATACAACAATGGAAATTACATTTTTGAAAACAGAAAATAACGAGCTTTTGCATTTAACCAATTTATTGGAAAAGGAAATGTCACCCCACAATTTAACAAAATTTCATAAAGGCTCTTTGCGAAATGGTCAAAGAATTGATTTTGACGGAAGTGTTGTCATTATAGGTGACGTAAACCCAGGTGCAGAGCTGAAAGCTACAGGAAACATAATCGTTTTGGGTCAATTAAAGGGAATGGCACACGCAGGATGCCAAGGAATGTCTGATGCATTTATCGCCGCTGTCTATATGGCACCCGTCCAATTGAGAATTGGCGATATCATTACCCGATTCCCTGATGAGAATAAACGAGGAATTAAGTCTCCAGAATACGCATTTGTACAAGAAGGGCAAATTTTCGTCATGGCGCTGTCGTAA
- the spoIIR gene encoding stage II sporulation protein R, whose protein sequence is MERIYQFRKIVKELWQKERWYWCAAVVIGVCFSAAFGAHWTKGYSQMIQGGISAKVVRFHVLANSDSDEDQALKLKVRDQVLKEYGELLSTCESKEETLAALSAAKEEICKTAQKEVIAQGYNYPVRVSLVREEFPFKRYDELIFPAGVYDALRIEIGEAEGRNWWCVLYPQMCYVDASWGFSTGESHQRLKNTLTDEEFLVVSAMEQEKITPKIKFKVVEWWQERE, encoded by the coding sequence ATGGAGAGAATATATCAATTTCGAAAAATAGTGAAGGAGCTTTGGCAAAAAGAGAGGTGGTACTGGTGTGCCGCTGTTGTGATAGGTGTTTGTTTTAGTGCGGCATTTGGTGCCCATTGGACGAAGGGCTATTCCCAAATGATTCAGGGGGGAATCTCTGCTAAGGTTGTACGTTTTCATGTGCTGGCCAATAGTGACTCCGATGAGGATCAGGCTCTAAAATTAAAGGTAAGGGATCAGGTATTAAAGGAGTATGGCGAACTTTTATCCACTTGTGAAAGTAAGGAAGAAACTTTAGCTGCTTTGAGTGCTGCCAAGGAAGAAATCTGTAAGACAGCACAAAAAGAAGTCATTGCACAGGGTTATAATTATCCGGTAAGGGTATCGTTGGTACGGGAAGAGTTTCCTTTTAAACGCTACGATGAGTTGATTTTTCCGGCGGGTGTATATGATGCCTTACGCATCGAAATTGGTGAGGCAGAAGGCCGTAATTGGTGGTGTGTACTCTATCCGCAAATGTGCTATGTTGATGCCTCTTGGGGTTTTTCCACAGGGGAAAGTCACCAAAGATTGAAAAACACATTAACTGACGAGGAGTTTTTGGTTGTTTCTGCTATGGAGCAGGAAAAGATAACCCCTAAAATTAAATTCAAAGTTGTGGAATGGTGGCAAGAGCGAGAGTAA
- a CDS encoding DUF1294 domain-containing protein: MNEMHFNGTVFAILMGYYLLINLIIYGTMAFDKKAAINHKRRVPEKNFYLMAILGGGLGGLLAMMFKRHKTRHMDFVFVFTLMAILHILVIFFIMGKFVVTFG; this comes from the coding sequence ATGAATGAGATGCATTTTAATGGCACGGTCTTTGCCATACTGATGGGCTATTATCTTTTGATAAACCTCATTATCTATGGGACCATGGCTTTTGATAAAAAAGCTGCCATCAATCATAAGCGTAGAGTTCCGGAAAAGAATTTTTATCTCATGGCAATCTTAGGTGGCGGTCTTGGGGGTTTGCTGGCTATGATGTTCAAGCGTCATAAAACACGCCACATGGACTTTGTCTTTGTTTTTACCCTAATGGCAATACTGCATATCCTTGTAATCTTCTTCATTATGGGGAAATTTGTGGTTACCTTTGGCTAA